The Ornithinimicrobium sufpigmenti genome includes the window CCGCGGTCCGGCAGGTGCAGATCGCCCCGGAGGTCATCGGGTATGTCGTGGACCTCGCCCGCGCGACCCGCTCGGCCCCGTCCCTGCAGCTGGGCGTCAGCCCCCGCGGCGCCACCGCGCTGATGAACACCGCCCGGGCCTGGGCCTGGCTCGCCGGCCGTGACTTCGTCACCCCCGACGACGTCAAGGCGCTGGCCCGGGCCACCCTGGTCCACCGCGTGCAGCTGCGGCCGGAGGCCGAGCTCGAGGGGGTCAGCACCGACTCGGTGCTCGACTCGGTCCTGGCCTCCGTCCCGGTCCCCCGCTGACCGCGGCTGTGCCACCGACACGACCTCGACGTCCATGATCCTCCGCGGACCTGTCGTGGCGCTGGTCCTGCTGGGGCTGGTGCCCACCGCGCTGCTGCCCGGGAGGGCTGGCAGCGTGGCCGCGCTGTGGCTGCTCGGGGTGGCGCTCCTGGTGCTGGTGGACGTGCTGGCCGCGCCCTCGCCACGGACGATCGGTCTGGGTCGCGACCCGGTCCCGCAGGTCCGGCTGCAGGAGCAGACCCAGACCGTGCTGAGCCTCACCAACACCGGGGAGCGTCGCGTGCGCGGGCTGGTCCGCGACGCCTGGGTGCCGTCCGCTGGGGCAGAGGGGGCCGAGGGGGCCCGGGGGGCTCGGGGAGCACGGCATACCCTCGACCTCCCGCCGGGTGAGCGACGGCGGGTCACCACGACACTGCGCCCGACCCGCCGCGGAGACCGCCCCGCGACCGGGGTGACGATCCGGACCCACGGGCCGCTGGGCCTGGCCGGTCGGCAGGTGACGGTCCTGGTGCCGGGCACGGTGCGCTCCCTCCCGCCGTTCCGCTCGCGGCGGCACCTGGAGAGCAAGCTGGCCCAGCTGCGCCAGCTGGACGGACGCTCCGCGGTGCGCACGCGCGGGCAGGGCACGGAGTTCGACTCGCTGCGGGAGTACGTCGAGGGTGACGACGTGCGGTCCATCGACTGGCGGGCGACGGCGCGGCGGCAGCACGCGGTGGTGCGGACGTGGCGGCCCGAGCGCGACCGGCGCGTCATCCTGGTGCTGGACACCTCGCGGACCAGTGCGGCTCGCGTGGGCGACGAGCCGCGGCTGGACGCGGCGATGGACGCGGCCCTGCTGCTCACCGCAGTCGCCTCCCGCGCCGGCGACCGGGTCGATCTCATCGCCGGTGACCGGGTCGTGCGCGCCCGCGTCGGTGCCGCCGGGGCGGGGAGCGGCTCGACGACCGGGGCCAGCTCGCTGCTGCACCGGATGGTGACCGCCATGGCGCCGCTGGAGCCGGTGCTGCTCGAGGCCGACTGGCCGGTGCTGGCCGGCGCGGTCACCGGGACCACCCGCCGCCGGGCGCTGGTCGTGCTGCTGAGCACGCTGGAGCCGGCCGCCGTCGAGGAGGGTCTGCTGCCGGTGCTGCCCTCGCTCACCGCCCACCACCGGGTGGTGCTGGCCTCGGTCGCCGACCCCGGCCTGCGCTCTCTGCGGGAGGACCTCTCCGGCGTGGACGCCGTGTATGACGCAGCCGCGGCCGAACGCACCGAGGCGCTCCGCCACCGCACCGCCACCGGCCTGGCCCGGCTCGGCGTCACGGTCGTGCACGAGCCACCCGAGGACCTACCGGTGGCGCTGGTCGACCACTACCTCGCGCTCAAGGCGCAGGGCCTGCTCTGAGTCTCCGGCTCCGAGAGGTCTGGCCTCAGCCCGCCGTCGGCGCGGAGGCCGCCTGCAGCTCCTCCCCCACGTCCCCGGTCGCGCCACGCAGGACGGCGCGCCGGCCCAGGGTGAAGACGTAGACGAAGAAGGCGAGCAGCGCGACCACGCCGATCCCGACCCGCGCCCAGGTCGGTAGCGGCGACGGGGTGACGAAGCCCTCGATCACCCCGGACAGCAGCAGCACGAAGACCAGTCCGATCGCCACCCCGGCCGCGGTCCGTCCCTCCCGGGCCAGGTTGGCCAGCCTGGTGCGGGGCCCGGGCGCCACCCAGGCCCAGAACAGCCGCAGCCCCACCCCGGCCGCGACGAAGATCGCCATCAGCTCCAGCAGCCCGTGCGGCGTGATCATCCCCCAGAACACCTCGGCCCGGCCGTGCCGGTGCATCAGCGCACCGATCACGGCCACGTTGGCGATGTTCTGCCACAGCACCCAGATCACCGGGAAACCCAGGACCCCCATGCCGATGCACCGGGCCGCCACCCACGCGTTGTTCACCCAGACGAGCGTGGAGAAGCTGCTGGCGGCGTGCTCGGAGTAGTAGCTCTCGAACTGCACGTTGACCAGGGCCTGCACCTCCTCCATCGGCAGCAGGGACTGCTCCACGACGGGGTTGCGCACCAACCACCAGCCCAGCACCAGACCGACGACCACGTTGGCGACGGCGGTGATCCCCCACCACCAGCGCAGCCGGTACAGCGCCGCCGGGAAGTCCTCGGCGAAGAACCGGCCGACGCCGGCCCAGCTGGCGGTCGGCACCCGTGCGGCGCGGCCCCGAGCCCGCGCGACGAGCGCGGACAGGTGGGAGACGACGGTGGCGTCAGGGGCGCTGGAGCGCACCACGGACAGGTCGGTCGCCGCCCGCTGGTAGCCGTCCAGCAGCTCGTCTGCCTCCGCCCCCGTCAGTCGTCGCCGCCGGGCCAGGGCGTCGAGCCGGGCCCACGCGCCCTGGCGCCGTCCCACCAGCGCGTCCAGGTCCACGGTCACACTGTATGCCGTGCCCCCGACCCGTCCGGGCCCCGCCGTAGGCTGGGCCCATGACCACCCGGGGCATCTTCGAGGCCGAGCGCTTCGTCACCGGCGAGGCGGTCGAGGTGGAGCTGCCGCCGGCGGGCCTGCCGCTCCGGGTCGCCTCCGGCCTGCTGGACCTGCTGGTCATCGCGCTGCTGGTGCTCGGGGTCCTCCTCCTCGTCCCGCTGGAGGTCTTCCTCGCCGACGCGGCGCTGGGCCAGGCCTTCGTCATCGCCGTGATGGTGCTGGCGATGGCCGGGATCCCCATCGCCCTGGAGACGTTCACCCACGGCCGCACCGTCGGCAAGCTGGTCCTCGGCCTGCGCACCGTCCGCGACGACACGGGCCCGATCGGCCTGCGGCACGCGACCATCCGCGCCCTGGTCGGCACCGTCGAGCTCTGGCTCACCCTGGGCAGCCTCGCGCTCATCGTGGCCATGACCAACGAGAAGGCCCGCCGCCTCGGCGACCTGCTCGCCGGCACCTACGTCATCCGGGACCGGGTCCGGCTGCGCATGACCGAACCGCCCCAGGTCTCGCCACGTCTCGCCGACTGGGTGGTCGGCGCCGACATCGGGGTGCTGCCCGACGCGCTGGTGGTCGCCACCCGGCAGTTCCTGGGCCGGGCCGCCTCCTTGTCCCCGCAGGCGCGGGCGCAGGTCGGTGCGGAGCTGTATGCCGCGCTGCTGGCCCGGGTGGCGCCCGCACCGCCCCACGGTGCGCACCCGGAGGAGGTCATGGCCAGCCTGCTGGCCGAGCGGCGCCGCCGCGACGAGGAGCGGCTGGCCCGCGCCGACGCCCTGCGCGACCGGATCCTGCCGCCGGGGTGACCGGGCTGAGGGCGTCGTCCGCTCGGTCGTCGTCCGCTCGGCCGTCGTCCGCTCAGCCGTCCCAGGCTGGCTTGAGCACGTCCTCGATGATCTGCAGCCGCTCGTCGAAGGGCAGGAAGGCCGACTTCATCGCGTTGACCGTGACCCGGCGCAGGTCGGGCAAGGTCCACCCGGCCCGGTCCACGAGCAGCTGGGCCTCGCGGGTCATCGAGGTGGCGCTCATCAGCCGGTTGTCGGTGTTGAGGGTGACGCGGAACTGCAGGCGCGTCAGCAGGCTGATGGCGTGCTCCTCGATCGAGGGCGCCGCGCCGGTCTGGACGTTGCTGCTGGGGCACAGCTCCAGCGCGATCCGCCGGTCCCGCACGTAGCCCGCCAGCGGACCCAGCGCGAACGCCTCGGGCTCGGTCCTCGAGCGGGCGATCGCCGCGGCAAGGTCGTCGGTGACCGGACGGCCGTCCAGGGTGATGTCGTCGATGATCCGGATCCCGTGCCCGAGCCGCTCCGCGCCGCACACCTGCACGGCCTCCCAGATGCTCGGCAGGCCGAACGCCTCACCGGCGTGGATGGTGAAGTGGGAGTTCTCCTGGCGGAGGAACTCGAAGGCGGCCAGGTGCCGCGTGGGCGGGAAGCCGTCCTCGGCCCCGGCGATGTCGAAGCCGCAGACCTCCTGCTCGCGGTGGCGGACGGCGAGCTCGGCGATCTCCCGGCTGCGCGCGGCGTGCCGCATCGCGGTGAGGATGGAACGGACGCGGACCGGGCCGGCCGGCGCCACCTGGTCGTGCGCGCCCGACGCGCCGGCCGCGACCTCCTCCTCCCCCTCGCGGAACCCCTGGTTGACCGCCCGGACCACCTCGTCCAGGCTGAGCCCGCCCTCCAGGTGCTGCTCCGGGGCGTAGCGCACCTCGGCATACACCACACCGTCCGCGGCCAGGTCCAGCACGCACTCGCGCGCCACCCGGGTCAGGGCCGCCGCCGTCTGGGTCACGCCGACGGTGTGCGCGAACGTCTCCAGGTAGCGCTCCAGCGACCCGCTGTCGGCCGACCGGGCGAACCAGGCCGACAGCGCTTCGACGTCGTCGGCGGGCAGCGCGGCATACCCCTGCTGCTGCGCCAGCTCCAGCACCGTGGCGGGGCGCACGCCACCGTCGAGGTGGTCGTGCAGCAGCACCTTGGGCAGCCTGCGGATGGCCTCCGCGTCGGGCGTGGTGGACCGGCTGACCTCAGGCATCGTCGCGCCGGGCGGTCTCTGCGGTGAAGGCGGGCGAGCAGACGGCCAGGTAGTCCGCGCCGGTGTCGCCGACGAAGTAGCGCACCCACTCCCCCGCGCGGACGAGCACGCACTCGCCGGGCCCGACGCTGGTGATCCGGCCGTGCTCGTCCTCCACGCACATCTCGCCGGCCAGGACGTAGGTGACCTCGTCGAACTCCGGACGCTGCCCGGGCTCGTCCCACCCGGGGGGCGCGGTCATCCGCGCCACCGACATCGCCCCGTGGCCGGTGCTGGCCGCCCCGGCGTACTCCTGGATGAGCTTCTCACCGGCGCCGGGCACACGGACCGGCTGCAGCATCGTCGGCATGGTGCTGATCATAGAGTGGGGGGTATGCCGCACACGCTCGCCCCCGGGACCGCACTGACCGTCCAGGACGTCGCCGACCTCATCGACCACGCGCTGCTCAAGCCCGAGCTGACCCCCGCCGAGGTGGAGGCCGCCTGCCGAGAGCTGGCGCAGGACCGGATCTGGTCGGTGTGCGTGCGTCCTTCCGACGTCCGGCTGGCGCTGGCCGCGGTGGACGGGTCCCCGACCCGGGTGTGCACCGTGATCGGTTTCCCGCACGGCACCACCTCGACCGCGGCCAAGATCGCCGAGTCCAACCAGGCGATCGCGGACGGCGCGACCGAGCTGGACATGGTGCTCAACATCGGTCGTCTGCGCGGCGGGGACCTCGAGGCCGTCAAGCAGGACATCGCCGCGGTCGTGCAGGTCGGTCACGCCGCCGGCGCCCTGGTCAAGGTGATCTTCGAGACCGCGCTGCTGGACGACGAGCAGAAGGCCGCCGCGTGCCGGGCGAGCGAGGAGGCCGGCGCCGACTTCGTCAAGACCTCCACCGGCTTCGCCGGGGGCGGAGCGACGCTGCCGGACGTGCGCCTCATGCGCGCCAACATCTCCGACGCCGTGCAGGTCAAGGCCTCCGGCGGCGTCCGCGACATCGACACCCTCCTGGCGATGGTGGCCGAGGGCGTGACCCGCATCGGCACCTCCTCGACGCAGGCGCTCCTCGCCGGCGCCCGCGACCGCGAGCAGGCCGGCACCCTGGTCGTCCCCGACTCGGGCCACGGTGCTGGCGAGGCTGGTGCCGACGGGGCTGCCGACTCCGACGGCTACTGACCTACCTCTGACCGGGGACACACTTTGCCCCTGACCGGGGACACACTTTGCCCCTACCGGGCACACGTCCTGGCGTGGGAAAGCGCAGACCGTGTCGCCGGTCAGACGCAGACCGTGTCGCCGGTCGCAGGCAGACCGTGTCGCCGGTCGCTCAGGCGATGCGGTCGATGACGATCGACCCGGCGGTCTGCACCTGGTCGGGCGCGCCGATGTCCCAGGCGCCTTCGAGCGCGGCGACCGCTCGGTCGAAGCGCTCCGGGGTGTCGGTGTGCAGCGTCATCAACGGCTGGCCCTGGGTGACCGTGTCGCCGGGCTTGGCGTGCAGCTCGATGCCGGCGGCGGCCTGCACGGGGTCCTCCTTGCGGGCGCGGCCGGCGCCCAGGCGCCAGGCTGAGACACCGACAGCCATCGCGTCCAGCCGACCGAGGACGCCGTCCGCCTCCGCCACCACCTGGTGGGTCTCCCTGGCGGTCGGCAGGTCGGCGTCGGGGTCACCGCCCTGGGCGGCGATCATCCGGCGCCACACGTCCATCGCGCGGCCGTCCTGCAGCGCGTCGGCGGGGTCGATGTCGGTCACGCCGGCCCCGTCCAGCATCTCCCGGGCCAGGGCGAGCGTCAGGTCGACCACGTCCTGAGGACCGCCGCCCGCCAGCACCTCGACCGACTCCCGGACCTCCAGCCCGTTGCCGGCCGTCAGGCCCAGCGGCGTGGACATGTCGGTCATCAGGGCCACGGTGTGCACGCCCGCGTCCTGCCCGAGCGCCACCATGGTCTCGGCCAGCTCTCGGGCGTCCTCCTGCGTCTTCATGAAAGCGCCGGAGCCGACCTTGACGTCGAGCACCAGCGCGCCGGTGCCCTCGGCGATCTTCTTGCTCATGATGGAGGAGGCGATGAGCGGGATGGCCTCGACCGTGCCCGTCACGTCGCGCAGCGCGTAGAGCCGCTTGTCCGCCGGCGCCAGGCCGGCACCTGCGGCGCAGATCACGGCGCCGATGTCCTCCAGCTGGCGCAGCATGTCGGCGTTCGACAGGTCAGCCCGCCAGCCGGGGATGGCCTCCAGCTTGTCCAGCGTGCCGCCCGTATGCCCCAGCCCGCGCCCGCTCAGCTGTGGCACGGCGACTCCGCAGGCCGCGACGAGCGGCGCCAGCGGCAGGGTGATCTTGTCGCCCACGCCCCCGGTCGAGTGCTTGTCGGCGGTCGGCCGGGACAACGAGGAGAAGTCCATCCGCTCGCCGGAGTCGATCATCGCCCGGGTCCAGTCGCTGATCTCCCGCCGCGTCATACCGTTGAGCAGGATGGCCATGGCCAGGGCGGACATCTGCTCGTCGGCCACCTGGCCGCGGGTGTAGGCGTCGATGACCCAGGCGATCTCCTCGCTGGTCAGCTCCCCCCTGTCCCGTTTGGTGCTGATGACGTCGACGGCGGCGAAGGACTCACTCATAGCGCCCAGTCTGGCCCATCGTCCCGGCGGCCCTCGCGACACGTGCCACCTTCGGTCCCGGCGGGTCCTCCCCACGCGCGGCAGCGACGTCCCGCTGCAGCCTCCGCAGCCCCGACTCGAACTCACGCCGCCCGGACCCCGGCAGCGCCCCTGCGCCGCTGAGCTGGCCCAGGAGCCGGTCGGACTGCTCCCTCAGCTCCTCCAGGACCCGCATGACGTCCTGGGTCGATCCGGTGGTGGCTGCCGTGTGCAGGTCGCGTGCGCAGCGGCTCAGGTGCAGCTGACCGAGGGACACGACCGGGTCGGTCGACGGGCTGGCGCCCACGGTCGGGTTCGCCGTGGAGTATGTGGAGGGGTGTCCCGGAGGGTATGCCGAGGACTGACCTGGGGGCCGCACCGGGGGCGGGGTGCTCCCGTGGGGGTACTGGGGAACGTCGATCCGAGGCATGCCGGGACCCGTCGCCGTTCCGGAGCCGGGCGCTCCCGGCGCTGGCGTGGCCCCGGGGCCCGGCTGCTCGCCGGGTCGGTGCACCCAGGGTGAGTGTCCCGGGCCGCTCTGTGTCGGGGCGGTGGTGGGCGGCTCCCCCATCCGGCCGACCGGCGGCGGGGTGGCACCTTGGTCGGGGCCACCCGCCCACCCGAGGGTGGATCGGTCGGACCCGGAGTCCGGCCGGTAGGGCGGCAGTGGCTGGCCGGAGCCGTGCTGCTCGGCCTTCTTCTGCTCGCTGCTGCCGCGCTGGCTCAGCACCCCAGCAGCGATCCACCCGATGATGATCGGCACGAAGATGCTCACGTTCATGTCCAGCAGCACGTTCAGGACGACGAACGCGATGATGGCCCAGCCCCACCAGGGCAGTGAAGGAACGGTGCGCACCGGACCACCCTACCCACGTGTGACATCCTGTGGCCCGTGCAGACCGCAGACATCATGGCCCTCGTCGTCCCGCCCACCGTCGAGCTGCTGCGCCGTGCCCGCGCGGCGGAGGGGGCCAGGCCGCAGGAGCCGGAGCCGATGTTCGCCACCCTCATCGCGGTGCGCAACGGGCGCGTCGTGGCCAGCGTCAGCACGCCGCGGATGTCGATCACCCTGAACTGTGCCCTGCCGATGGCGGTCGGGCTCGACCCGGAGGCTCTGGTCGTGGCGGCCCAGGCCCAGGTGGAGGGTCGCCCTGCGCTGGCCTACTCGGTGATGAAGCGGGACCGGACCGCCAAGTTCGTCCTGCAGCCGGTGGCCGAGCAGGACGGCGAGCTGGTGGTCGGGCGACCCGTCGACGGCGGCGAGCCGGCGGACCCGCACATCCTGCAGACCCTGGCCGAGGCGATGGGCCAGCGGCCCGTGGACGTGACCAAGGTGGCCCGCAAGGACCTGGGTGGCACGTTCGGCGAGGACACCTTCCTGCCGCCCGAGGAAGGCCGGGTGGTGGTCGACGCGGGCACGGTGAAGACGCTGGAGCAGCGGGTGAAGGGCGTGCGGGGTCAGGCGCTCTACGTGGCCCGCAGCCCCGAGGCCGGGCGGCTCGCGCTCGAGGCCGGCCTGCCGCGGACCAGCCTGCTGACCTCCGACTCCCCGGAGGTCGTGGCCGCCACCGAGGACGGCAGCTGAGCCGTCAGGAGCTCAGCGCAACGAGCGCAGAGAACGAACAGAGAGAACGAGCGGAGAACGAGCAGCGAGCCGCCCGGAGCCAGGTACACAGGCGCCGGCTGGTCAGGGTCAACGCTGCAGGTGCTCGGCCCCGAACGCCTGGGGCAGGATCTGCTCCATCGGCAGGATGCCCTCGGGGGTCTGCAGCAGGCACCCCGGGCCGCCGTGCTCCCACAGCAGCTGGCGGCAGCGGCCGCACGGCATGAGCGTGGCGCCCTGGCCGTCCACGCACCACACCGCCACCAGCCGCCCGCCGCCGGTGGCGGCCAGCTCGGAGACCATGCCGCACTCGGCGCACAGGCCCACGCCGTAGGAGGCGTTCTCGACGTTGCACCCGGCGACGACGCGGCCGTCGTCGACCAGGCCGGCCACGCCGACCGGGTAGCGCGAGTAGGGCACGTAGGCCCGCTGCATGATCTGGGTGGCGGCGATCCGCAGCCGCTCCCACTCGATGTCGGTCTCGGTCCCGGTGTCGGTCTCGGAGTCGGTACTGTCCACGCCATACCTCAGCTCTTGGTGTAGGGGATGCCCTCGGCGGCCGGTGGGCGGACCCGGCCGACGAACCCGGCCACGGCCAGGATGGTGATGACGTAGGGCAGCATGAGCAGCAGCTCGGAGGGGATCGTGCTGCCGATGCTCGACATCATGTTGCCCAGGTTCTTGGAGAAGCCGAAGAGGAGGGCCGCAGCGACCGCGCCCCACGGGCTCCACTTGCCCAGGATCATCGCGGCCAGCGCGATGAAGCCGTTGCCGGCCGACATCTCGCGGCCGAAGGCCAGGCCGGAGCCGACGGTGAAGAAGGCACCACCCAGACCGGCGACGGCACCACCGAGGATGGTGTTCCACACCCGGCGGGGGTTGACCTTGATCCCGACCGTGTCGGCGGCCCTCGGGTGCTCGCCCACGGCGCGGGTGCGCAGGCCCCAGCGGCTGCGGAAGAGCATGATGTTGAGCACCACCACGAGGGCGTACATCAGGTAGACCAGGACGGTCTGGTTGAACAGCACCGGGCCCAGGACGGGGATGTCCGCCAGGCCCGGGACCCGGATCCGCTCCAGGGGCATCCGGGTGTTGAACAGGGCCCGGTTGTCGGCCAGCAGGGTGGAGAAGAAGAACCCGGTCAGGCCGATGATCAGGGTGTTCAGCACGACGCCGACGATGATCTGGTTGACCCGGTACATCACCGCGAACCAGGCCAGGACCGCGCCGACCATCGCGCCGGCGAGGGGGGCGGCGAGCAGACCGGCATACCCGTTGCCGGCCATCGAGGCCACGACCGCGGCGGCGAACGCACCGAACAGCAGCTGTCCCTCGATGGCGATGTTGATGATGCCGGAGCGCTCGCAGATGACACCGGACATGGCGCCGAAGACCAGCGGTACGGACAGCGCCAACGCACCGCTGAGCAGCGAGACCATCGGGATCACCGAGGTGGTGCCAGCGCCCACGTAGGTGAGGAACGCCAGGACGAAAGCCAGCCCGACGGCGACGTGCAGCCACGCCGGGGCCGGGATCCGGTCCCGGGCCCGCAGGTAGGCCCACACCGCGGCAGCCGCCATGAGCACCGCGAGCACGATGATCGTGGTCAGCGCGGGCACGGTGATGTCGGGGATGGTGAACCAGTCGCTGGCACCCCCCACCTGGAAGGTGGTCGAGGTGCCGGCCGGTGTGCCGGGCACCATGAGCACAGCGGTGATCAGCGCGGCCACGGCGTAGCTGATCGGGGCCTTGAGGCCGAGCTTGGGTCGGACGGCGGACTGCTCTGCGTCCGGTGGGGGCGCGTCCGCCGGCCGCTCGGTGACGGTGCTCATGCTGCGACCTCCTTCGCCTCGGGACGGGCTCTGGGCTTGTACGGCCTGGCCGGGTCGGGCAACCGGAAGACCGACCGGACCAGCGGCGGAGCGGCGATGAGCAGCACGATGATCGCCTGCAGCACCAGGATGATGTCGATCGGCGTGGAGGTGAGCGACTGCATGAACGAGCCGCCCGCCTTGAGCGCACCGAAGAGGAGACCGGCGAAGAAGGTGCCCCAGGGACGGGACCGGCCCAGCAGCGCCACCGTGATCGCGTCGAAGCCGTAGGTCGCCGCGACGCCGGCGGTCAGCGAGCGTTCCGTCCCCAGCACCTGCGCGGTGGCGGCCAGTCCCGCCAGCGCACCGGCGATGAGCATGGTGATCACGGTGACCCGCCCGACCGACATCCCCGCCGTCCGCGCGGCCGCCGGGTTGGCGCCCGCGGCCCGCAGCTCGAAGCCGATCGTGGACCGCTCCAGCAGCCACCAGACCAGCGCCGCGGCAGCGATGGCGATCAGGAAGCCGAGGTGCAGTCGGAAGTTCACGCCGGGGAACCAGTCCGCCGGGATGAGCAGGGGGTAGACCGCGTCGGCACCCACGCTCGGGCTGCGCTGCCCGGTGCGACCGGGGTTGAACGCGGGCAGCTTGAGCACATAGCTGATCAGGTAGACCGCGATGTAGTTGAGCATGATCGTGACGATCACCTCGTTGGCCCCGAAGCGGGCCTTGAGCACGCCCGGGATGCCCGCCCACACGGCCCCACCGATCGCGCCACCCAGGACGGCCACCAGCAGGTGCAGGACCGGGGGCAGGTCGAAGGCGAAGCCGAGCCAGGCCGCGACGATCGCGCCGACGATGATCTGGCCCTGGGCGCCGATGTTGAACAGGCCCGCCCGGAAGCCGACCGCGATGCCGAGCCCGGCCAGGATCAGCGGCACGGAGTAGACCATGGACTCGGTGATCGGCCGGAGCATCCCCGCCAGGGTGGGCTGGTGCCAGTCGAAGATCGCGCCGCGGAACATCGCCACGTACGCCTCGGTCACCGCGGTCCACGCGGCGGACAACAGATCGCCGGGCCGACGGAAGAAGTACCCGGCAGCCTCCCGGGTCGCCGGGTCCGCGAACGCGATGAGGAAGGCCCCGATGACCAGGGCCAGCACCACGGCCAGGACGGACATGAGCATGCTGCCGGAGAGGACCTGGTGCAGCACCGGCCGACGGTCCTGGCCGGGACCGGTCCTGCCTGTGCCGGTCGACTGGCCCGTCCCGGTGCCCGTCTCGGCCGGGGGCGCTGCAGCCACCGCCTGCTCGGCGCCGGCGTCCGAGCCGCGGGACTGGCCCGCGTGCTGCTCGCTCACGGCGTCTCCTCCTCCAGGTCGGCCTGGCCGAGCACCGAGTGGTGCGCGGCGGCCTGGGTCCGGGCCTCGTCCAGGGGGACACCGGCCATCATCAGTCCGAGCATGTCGCGGTCGACCGTGCCGCCCTCCGCGGCCACGTCGACGATGCCGACGATCCGGCCGCGGTACATCACCGCGATCCGGTCACCGAGGTTGAGCACCTCGTCCAGCTCGGTGGAGACGATGATGACCGGGGTGCCGTTGTCGCGCTCCTGCACGATCCGCTTGTGCACGAACTCGATCGAGCCGACATCGAGGCCGCGGGTGGGCTGGGAGGCGACGAACAGACGCAGGGGACGGGACATCTCCCGGGCGAGCACCACCTTCTGGGCGTTGCCGCCGGACAGGGTGGAGATCGGGTCGTGCACCGAGGTGTAGCGCACGTCGAACTCCTGCGTGCGGTGCTCCGCGTTGGCCTCGACCGCGCTGGGGCTCATCGACACGCCGCTGGCGAACGGGGCGGTGTCGTACAGGTCCAGGACGAGGTTCTCGGCGATGGTGAAGCTGGCCACCACACCGTCGGTGGAGCGGTCCTCGGGGACGAACCCGATGCCGGCGCGCAGCCGTTGCTTGACGTTCCTGCCGCGCAGGTCGGTGCGGTCGAGCACCAACCGCCCGGCGTCGGCGTCCTCCAGCCCCAGGATGACCTCGGCCAGCTCGGTCTGGCCGTTGCCCTGGACCCCGGCGATGCACAGGATCTCCCCGCTGCGCACCTCGAAGGACACGTCGTCGACCAGGACGGTGCCGTTGGGTGCCACCACGGACAGCCCCTC containing:
- a CDS encoding DUF58 domain-containing protein, with protein sequence MILRGPVVALVLLGLVPTALLPGRAGSVAALWLLGVALLVLVDVLAAPSPRTIGLGRDPVPQVRLQEQTQTVLSLTNTGERRVRGLVRDAWVPSAGAEGAEGARGARGARHTLDLPPGERRRVTTTLRPTRRGDRPATGVTIRTHGPLGLAGRQVTVLVPGTVRSLPPFRSRRHLESKLAQLRQLDGRSAVRTRGQGTEFDSLREYVEGDDVRSIDWRATARRQHAVVRTWRPERDRRVILVLDTSRTSAARVGDEPRLDAAMDAALLLTAVASRAGDRVDLIAGDRVVRARVGAAGAGSGSTTGASSLLHRMVTAMAPLEPVLLEADWPVLAGAVTGTTRRRALVVLLSTLEPAAVEEGLLPVLPSLTAHHRVVLASVADPGLRSLREDLSGVDAVYDAAAAERTEALRHRTATGLARLGVTVVHEPPEDLPVALVDHYLALKAQGLL
- a CDS encoding stage II sporulation protein M produces the protein MDLDALVGRRQGAWARLDALARRRRLTGAEADELLDGYQRAATDLSVVRSSAPDATVVSHLSALVARARGRAARVPTASWAGVGRFFAEDFPAALYRLRWWWGITAVANVVVGLVLGWWLVRNPVVEQSLLPMEEVQALVNVQFESYYSEHAASSFSTLVWVNNAWVAARCIGMGVLGFPVIWVLWQNIANVAVIGALMHRHGRAEVFWGMITPHGLLELMAIFVAAGVGLRLFWAWVAPGPRTRLANLAREGRTAAGVAIGLVFVLLLSGVIEGFVTPSPLPTWARVGIGVVALLAFFVYVFTLGRRAVLRGATGDVGEELQAASAPTAG
- a CDS encoding RDD family protein, with translation MTTRGIFEAERFVTGEAVEVELPPAGLPLRVASGLLDLLVIALLVLGVLLLVPLEVFLADAALGQAFVIAVMVLAMAGIPIALETFTHGRTVGKLVLGLRTVRDDTGPIGLRHATIRALVGTVELWLTLGSLALIVAMTNEKARRLGDLLAGTYVIRDRVRLRMTEPPQVSPRLADWVVGADIGVLPDALVVATRQFLGRAASLSPQARAQVGAELYAALLARVAPAPPHGAHPEEVMASLLAERRRRDEERLARADALRDRILPPG
- a CDS encoding adenosine deaminase encodes the protein MPEVSRSTTPDAEAIRRLPKVLLHDHLDGGVRPATVLELAQQQGYAALPADDVEALSAWFARSADSGSLERYLETFAHTVGVTQTAAALTRVARECVLDLAADGVVYAEVRYAPEQHLEGGLSLDEVVRAVNQGFREGEEEVAAGASGAHDQVAPAGPVRVRSILTAMRHAARSREIAELAVRHREQEVCGFDIAGAEDGFPPTRHLAAFEFLRQENSHFTIHAGEAFGLPSIWEAVQVCGAERLGHGIRIIDDITLDGRPVTDDLAAAIARSRTEPEAFALGPLAGYVRDRRIALELCPSSNVQTGAAPSIEEHAISLLTRLQFRVTLNTDNRLMSATSMTREAQLLVDRAGWTLPDLRRVTVNAMKSAFLPFDERLQIIEDVLKPAWDG
- a CDS encoding cupin domain-containing protein; translation: MPTMLQPVRVPGAGEKLIQEYAGAASTGHGAMSVARMTAPPGWDEPGQRPEFDEVTYVLAGEMCVEDEHGRITSVGPGECVLVRAGEWVRYFVGDTGADYLAVCSPAFTAETARRDDA
- the deoC gene encoding deoxyribose-phosphate aldolase encodes the protein MPHTLAPGTALTVQDVADLIDHALLKPELTPAEVEAACRELAQDRIWSVCVRPSDVRLALAAVDGSPTRVCTVIGFPHGTTSTAAKIAESNQAIADGATELDMVLNIGRLRGGDLEAVKQDIAAVVQVGHAAGALVKVIFETALLDDEQKAAACRASEEAGADFVKTSTGFAGGGATLPDVRLMRANISDAVQVKASGGVRDIDTLLAMVAEGVTRIGTSSTQALLAGARDREQAGTLVVPDSGHGAGEAGADGAADSDGY
- a CDS encoding thymidine phosphorylase, with the translated sequence MSESFAAVDVISTKRDRGELTSEEIAWVIDAYTRGQVADEQMSALAMAILLNGMTRREISDWTRAMIDSGERMDFSSLSRPTADKHSTGGVGDKITLPLAPLVAACGVAVPQLSGRGLGHTGGTLDKLEAIPGWRADLSNADMLRQLEDIGAVICAAGAGLAPADKRLYALRDVTGTVEAIPLIASSIMSKKIAEGTGALVLDVKVGSGAFMKTQEDARELAETMVALGQDAGVHTVALMTDMSTPLGLTAGNGLEVRESVEVLAGGGPQDVVDLTLALAREMLDGAGVTDIDPADALQDGRAMDVWRRMIAAQGGDPDADLPTARETHQVVAEADGVLGRLDAMAVGVSAWRLGAGRARKEDPVQAAAGIELHAKPGDTVTQGQPLMTLHTDTPERFDRAVAALEGAWDIGAPDQVQTAGSIVIDRIA
- a CDS encoding cytidine deaminase; protein product: MDSTDSETDTGTETDIEWERLRIAATQIMQRAYVPYSRYPVGVAGLVDDGRVVAGCNVENASYGVGLCAECGMVSELAATGGGRLVAVWCVDGQGATLMPCGRCRQLLWEHGGPGCLLQTPEGILPMEQILPQAFGAEHLQR